A region from the Beduinella massiliensis genome encodes:
- a CDS encoding phosphotransferase: MFSKKKRDPAYVSRLEAFLAERYALPACRVTPCDRGFYGETWRAESQGRSYFVKVVCYRLHMSDYMESFRVIEYLRARGITHISEPVWDAQGHAFNLFEDGVLAVFAFVEGVHTEDYPLEPLFALLARQYQVDAGELSPIRTESFSCGTLRDFRREAERLAHSEIPESAKMLDLLIRRRDDLAHTAAFLRRAAALCRGNKDAFCITSGDVGGNVIVREGKMTIIDWDSLMLAPPERDLWFYMWSDEQIELIDRVLEENSFPYTLRPERYAFYACSQHFFYMTEYIEAFFDFPDARGEALALFASYLADTMVPRALQKAEALLNAAPKTEDNKKE, from the coding sequence ATGTTCAGCAAAAAGAAGCGCGATCCCGCGTACGTCTCCCGGCTTGAAGCCTTTCTCGCGGAGCGTTACGCGCTGCCCGCCTGCCGCGTGACGCCCTGTGACCGCGGTTTCTACGGCGAAACCTGGCGCGCCGAAAGCCAGGGGCGGTCTTATTTCGTCAAGGTCGTCTGCTATCGTCTGCACATGAGCGACTACATGGAGAGCTTCCGCGTGATCGAATACCTGCGTGCGCGGGGGATTACGCACATCAGCGAACCCGTTTGGGACGCGCAGGGGCACGCGTTTAACCTCTTTGAGGATGGCGTGCTCGCGGTCTTCGCGTTTGTCGAGGGCGTGCACACCGAGGACTACCCGCTGGAGCCACTCTTTGCCCTGCTCGCGAGGCAATACCAAGTGGACGCAGGCGAGCTCTCGCCTATCCGCACGGAAAGCTTTTCCTGCGGCACGCTTCGCGACTTCCGGCGCGAGGCCGAGCGGCTCGCCCACAGCGAAATTCCCGAGTCCGCGAAGATGCTGGACCTGCTTATCCGCCGTCGGGACGATCTCGCGCACACCGCCGCCTTTCTTCGCCGCGCCGCCGCCCTCTGCCGGGGAAATAAGGACGCCTTTTGCATCACCAGCGGCGACGTGGGCGGCAACGTCATCGTACGCGAGGGAAAGATGACGATCATCGACTGGGACAGCCTGATGCTCGCCCCGCCGGAGCGCGACCTGTGGTTTTACATGTGGTCGGATGAACAGATCGAACTGATCGACCGCGTGCTCGAGGAAAACAGCTTTCCTTATACGCTTCGCCCGGAACGGTACGCTTTTTATGCCTGTTCGCAGCATTTCTTTTATATGACGGAGTACATCGAGGCCTTTTTCGATTTCCCTGACGCGCGGGGGGAAGCCCTCGCCCTGTTCGCATCCTATCTCGCGGATACCATGGTGCCGCGCGCGCTGCAAAAGGCGGAAGCGCTGCTGAACGCCGCCCCCAAAACGGAAGACAACAAAAAGGAGTGA
- a CDS encoding HD domain-containing phosphohydrolase has translation MFSEDVGGLICRTLNQVDPRLVDHGERVARTVSRMLTVQGRYGKKERQEICLLALLHDIGAYKTEEIDQMVRFESQDVWEHSIYGCLFLEQLSPLKRWAKAVLFHHANVRLLGGLEPECREIAQMLNIADRADIFMVDEGAGRASVRALLEGPYAQRFDPSVVSLFLRALEAEDLPEETAFALDLSDAQREAYLRMIIYAIDFRSPHTVTHTITTTRISVEIARYLGLADEWLHRIWYGALLHDLGKVGIPVEILEFPGKLSAQAMSIMRTHVDITEQILGGVLDPVTANIALRHHEKLDGTGYPRGLRGDALNTAERIVAVADMASALLGTRSYKEAFSRERTLSILREEAEAGRIDALCVRVFTEHFDQIYQEVQAHCNPVIEIYHGIHREYDVLVARKNQSLRTT, from the coding sequence ATGTTTTCAGAGGATGTCGGCGGGCTGATTTGCCGTACCCTGAACCAGGTGGATCCGCGCCTGGTCGATCATGGGGAGCGGGTTGCGCGAACCGTTTCGCGAATGCTGACGGTGCAGGGACGATACGGTAAAAAAGAGCGGCAGGAAATCTGCCTTCTCGCACTGCTCCACGATATAGGGGCCTACAAGACAGAAGAAATCGATCAGATGGTTCGCTTTGAATCTCAGGATGTTTGGGAGCATTCGATTTACGGATGCCTCTTTTTAGAGCAGCTCTCTCCGCTGAAGCGATGGGCGAAGGCTGTGCTTTTTCATCACGCGAACGTGCGTCTTCTAGGCGGCCTGGAGCCGGAATGCCGTGAAATCGCCCAGATGCTGAACATCGCGGACCGGGCGGATATTTTCATGGTCGATGAGGGCGCCGGCCGGGCGTCGGTGCGTGCGCTGCTTGAGGGGCCATACGCCCAGCGCTTTGATCCGTCCGTCGTTTCGCTTTTCCTTCGCGCGCTGGAGGCGGAGGACCTGCCGGAAGAGACTGCATTTGCCCTCGATTTGAGCGATGCGCAGCGCGAGGCTTACCTCAGGATGATCATTTATGCCATCGATTTTCGCAGTCCGCATACGGTGACGCATACGATTACCACCACGCGGATCAGCGTGGAAATCGCCCGCTATTTGGGGTTGGCGGACGAATGGCTGCACCGCATCTGGTACGGCGCGCTGCTGCACGACCTGGGCAAGGTCGGCATTCCGGTGGAGATCCTCGAGTTTCCCGGAAAGCTCAGCGCGCAGGCGATGAGCATTATGCGTACCCATGTGGATATCACCGAGCAAATTCTCGGCGGTGTGCTCGACCCGGTGACGGCCAATATCGCGCTGCGCCATCACGAAAAGCTGGACGGAACCGGATATCCACGCGGACTGCGCGGCGATGCGCTCAATACGGCGGAGCGCATCGTGGCGGTAGCGGACATGGCCAGCGCGCTGCTGGGCACCCGAAGCTATAAGGAGGCTTTCTCAAGGGAGCGGACGCTGAGCATTCTGCGGGAAGAGGCGGAGGCAGGCAGGATCGACGCCCTGTGTGTGCGCGTCTTTACGGAGCATTTTGATCAGATTTATCAGGAGGTACAAGCCCACTGCAATCCCGTAATTGAAATTTACCACGGCATCCATCGTGAATACGACGTGCTGGTGGCGCGCAAAAACCAGTCCCTTCGGACGACCTGA
- a CDS encoding radical SAM protein, whose product MICDICPRRCHAERTDTSGAGRCRMALTPRIARAALHVWEEPCISGTRGSGAVFFSGCNLGCVFCQNFSISHGGEGVDVSPERLAGIFRELEALGAHNINLVNPTHFVPAILKALSLYRPHLPIVYNCGGYESVQTLRSLEGIVDVYLPDFKYIDADAARVYSDAADYPSVCQAALVEMCRQTGLPIYDDSGLMTRGTLVRHLVLPGLAGHSMRVLNWIEENLPKGTPVSLMGQYTPCGEAEKYPGMNRRLKKREYASVLAHMRAIGLTEGYAQEIAAADRAFIPAFDGTGV is encoded by the coding sequence ATGATCTGTGACATCTGCCCACGCCGCTGCCATGCGGAGCGCACGGATACTTCCGGCGCGGGCCGCTGCCGCATGGCGCTCACCCCCCGCATCGCCCGCGCGGCGCTGCACGTCTGGGAGGAGCCCTGCATCAGCGGCACGCGCGGCAGCGGCGCCGTCTTCTTTTCCGGGTGCAATCTCGGCTGCGTCTTTTGCCAGAACTTCTCCATCAGCCACGGCGGCGAAGGGGTTGACGTTTCACCCGAGCGCCTGGCGGGCATCTTTCGTGAACTGGAGGCGCTGGGCGCGCACAACATCAACCTCGTCAACCCGACGCACTTCGTCCCCGCCATTTTAAAAGCCCTTTCCCTTTACAGGCCGCATCTGCCCATCGTGTACAACTGCGGCGGGTATGAGTCCGTCCAGACCCTCCGCTCGCTCGAGGGGATCGTAGACGTCTATCTGCCCGACTTCAAGTACATCGACGCGGACGCCGCCCGCGTCTATTCGGACGCCGCGGACTATCCCTCGGTGTGCCAGGCGGCCCTCGTGGAGATGTGCCGCCAGACAGGCCTGCCCATTTACGACGATTCCGGTCTGATGACGCGCGGAACGCTCGTGCGCCATCTCGTGCTGCCCGGGCTCGCCGGGCACTCCATGCGCGTGCTCAACTGGATCGAGGAAAATCTGCCCAAGGGTACGCCGGTCAGCCTGATGGGCCAGTACACGCCCTGCGGCGAGGCGGAAAAGTATCCCGGCATGAACCGCAGGCTGAAGAAGCGCGAATACGCCAGCGTTCTGGCGCACATGCGGGCCATCGGCCTTACGGAAGGGTACGCTCAGGAAATCGCCGCCGCAGACAGGGCGTTCATCCCCGCCTTCGACGGCACGGGCGTATGA
- a CDS encoding chromate transporter, whose product MTLLTLCLEFFKTGLFAVGGGLATLPFLTQIQARYQWFTEEMLANMIAISESTPGPIGVNMATYVGVTTCGLLGGVLATAFLVLPSLAVIMIISRFLKAYQENRIVQNAFACMRPAVTGLIAAAGFLVLKITLLTGAALSDGLVACLDLPAIALFALLLLGMNVKKLKSLHPIVYIAVGAAVGIVLKM is encoded by the coding sequence ATGACGCTTTTAACGCTTTGCCTGGAGTTTTTCAAGACAGGCCTCTTCGCGGTAGGCGGAGGACTCGCGACGCTGCCCTTCCTGACGCAGATCCAGGCGCGATACCAGTGGTTTACCGAGGAAATGCTCGCGAATATGATCGCGATCTCCGAATCGACGCCCGGGCCGATCGGCGTCAACATGGCGACCTACGTGGGCGTCACCACCTGTGGCCTTCTGGGCGGCGTGCTGGCGACGGCCTTTTTGGTGCTGCCCTCTTTGGCGGTCATCATGATCATTTCGCGATTTTTGAAGGCGTATCAGGAAAACCGAATCGTTCAGAACGCCTTCGCCTGTATGCGCCCGGCGGTCACGGGCCTAATAGCGGCCGCGGGCTTTCTGGTGCTCAAAATCACCCTGCTGACGGGAGCGGCGCTTTCGGATGGACTGGTCGCCTGCCTGGACCTGCCCGCCATCGCACTTTTCGCGCTGCTGCTCTTGGGGATGAACGTTAAAAAGCTTAAAAGCCTGCATCCGATCGTGTACATCGCCGTGGGCGCGGCGGTGGGCATCGTCCTGAAAATGTAA
- a CDS encoding aldose 1-epimerase, which yields MFTVSQGHELTHHLPIWTLEGAGHVVKLLPEAGFNLYYWTYDGGEMLMEPTDIREYGSKYGIPLLFPTPNRIRDARYTWKDREIHQVKRGVEVQRHGLVMTEPWDVRCEAREDCAVAVGTISIYEGSPLFEGYPFPCRLTVTYTLRADGLHLSVRVENLGGEEMPFGFAIHPYFSKRGDARKAFLTAPVHRVYETDENLLPSGVLTDVSGSDKDISDGLHSVESLYLDNVFRGMTQDLCAQVVYEGVHPQRVTLRGGDAFRNLVVFTPHDRPGFCLEHQTCATDFINLYGKGLIDESSILILPAGQTFESFVDLTVENL from the coding sequence ATGTTTACGGTATCTCAGGGGCACGAGCTCACCCACCACCTGCCCATCTGGACGCTCGAAGGCGCCGGGCACGTCGTCAAGCTGCTGCCCGAGGCGGGCTTCAACCTCTATTACTGGACTTACGACGGCGGCGAAATGCTCATGGAGCCCACCGACATCCGCGAATACGGCAGCAAGTACGGCATCCCGCTGCTGTTCCCGACCCCCAACCGCATCCGCGACGCGCGCTACACCTGGAAGGATCGGGAAATCCATCAGGTTAAGCGCGGCGTGGAGGTGCAGCGCCATGGCCTGGTGATGACAGAGCCCTGGGACGTGCGCTGCGAAGCGAGGGAAGACTGTGCAGTGGCTGTCGGAACGATTTCCATCTACGAGGGCAGTCCGCTGTTTGAGGGCTACCCCTTCCCCTGCCGCCTGACAGTCACCTACACGCTGCGGGCAGACGGGCTGCACCTTTCCGTGCGGGTAGAAAATCTGGGCGGCGAGGAGATGCCCTTTGGTTTCGCCATCCATCCTTACTTCTCCAAGCGCGGGGACGCACGCAAAGCCTTTCTCACAGCGCCCGTACACCGCGTGTACGAGACGGACGAAAACCTGCTGCCCAGCGGCGTCCTCACCGACGTGTCCGGTTCGGACAAGGACATTTCGGACGGACTGCACAGCGTCGAAAGCCTCTATCTGGACAACGTCTTCCGGGGCATGACGCAAGACCTGTGCGCGCAGGTCGTATACGAGGGCGTGCATCCGCAGCGCGTCACGCTTCGCGGTGGGGACGCCTTCCGCAACCTCGTCGTCTTTACCCCGCACGACCGGCCCGGCTTCTGTCTGGAGCATCAGACCTGCGCCACGGACTTCATCAATCTGTACGGCAAGGGCCTGATCGACGAATCCTCCATCCTGATTCTGCCCGCCGGGCAGACGTTTGAAAGCTTCGTCGACCTCACCGTGGAAAACCTGTAA
- a CDS encoding sugar-transfer associated ATP-grasp domain-containing protein codes for MSKISYMVKRAARMDYGAMMKTARMLHEKTGKPTWWLLADMMQCAVRYNAGYIDYKIAEMYRLTPAQRRTQITRGISNSIVARMNDKEFWHYFDNKNEFNTLFADQVKRAWLNFRDATPEQFREFVKGKGPLICKPLDGSSGQGILKVTPEQMQRPDALYLSLKDAGIGIVEECVVQHPDLAALCPTSVNTLRIATLLGDKKQGVVYAYIRIGNGKVMDNVDCGGMAAPIDLNTGVIRAVGANKSGEAYEFHPMTGKRIPGTAIPYWKEAVKMCLDASRVVPQVRFVAWDVAITPTGPVFIEGNSFPSHAIPQFAAHFPDGIGILPRFEEFIDL; via the coding sequence ATGAGCAAAATCAGCTATATGGTAAAGCGCGCGGCGCGTATGGATTACGGCGCAATGATGAAGACCGCGCGGATGCTGCACGAGAAGACCGGCAAGCCGACCTGGTGGCTCCTCGCGGACATGATGCAATGCGCCGTCCGCTACAACGCGGGCTACATCGACTATAAAATCGCGGAAATGTACCGTCTGACGCCCGCACAGCGCAGGACGCAGATCACGCGCGGCATCTCCAACAGCATCGTCGCGCGCATGAACGACAAGGAGTTCTGGCACTACTTCGACAACAAGAACGAGTTCAACACGCTCTTCGCGGATCAGGTGAAGCGTGCCTGGCTCAATTTTCGGGATGCGACGCCCGAACAGTTCCGAGAGTTCGTCAAGGGCAAGGGCCCGCTCATCTGCAAGCCGCTGGACGGTTCCAGCGGTCAGGGCATCCTCAAGGTCACGCCCGAGCAGATGCAGCGTCCCGACGCGCTGTACCTAAGCCTCAAGGACGCGGGCATCGGCATCGTGGAGGAATGCGTCGTGCAGCATCCCGACCTCGCCGCGCTGTGCCCCACCTCCGTCAACACCCTGCGCATCGCGACGCTCCTGGGCGATAAAAAACAGGGCGTCGTCTACGCCTACATCCGCATCGGCAACGGCAAGGTCATGGACAACGTCGACTGCGGCGGCATGGCCGCTCCCATCGACCTGAACACCGGCGTCATCCGGGCCGTGGGCGCAAACAAGTCGGGGGAAGCCTACGAATTTCACCCCATGACCGGCAAGCGCATCCCGGGAACCGCCATTCCTTATTGGAAGGAGGCGGTCAAGATGTGCCTGGACGCCTCGCGCGTCGTGCCGCAGGTGCGCTTCGTCGCGTGGGACGTAGCGATCACCCCGACAGGCCCCGTGTTCATCGAAGGCAATTCCTTCCCCAGCCACGCCATTCCGCAGTTTGCCGCGCACTTCCCGGACGGCATCGGCATCCTGCCCCGCTTTGAGGAGTTCATCGACCTATGA
- a CDS encoding IS3 family transposase, with product MKYRVIERFRNIYPIVTMCEVFEVSRSGYYAWRKKQEKTPKDQWLVDLIVECQQQCNQTYGIRRVRLWIQRKKRKNVNLKALLRVMRKTNLLAQIRRQRRYTQHQQNVYKYPNLLQRAFEQQRPNRFWSTDITYIPTPQGMLYMCAVIDLCGRMVLAYRIGGDMAASLVTQTIRDAMITEKVTDGLALHSDQGSQYTSEAYFDLSKEYHFQPSMSSPGCPYDNAAMENFFGTLKSECLYRAHYSTRAEVEELVAQYVHFYNFERINLKYGLTPYEIRCNAA from the coding sequence TTGAAATATCGAGTTATAGAACGTTTTCGCAACATTTATCCTATCGTCACAATGTGTGAAGTATTTGAAGTTTCCCGAAGTGGGTATTATGCTTGGCGTAAAAAGCAAGAAAAAACGCCGAAAGATCAGTGGTTGGTCGATCTGATTGTGGAATGTCAACAGCAGTGCAACCAGACCTACGGCATCCGCCGTGTTCGTCTCTGGATCCAGCGGAAGAAAAGAAAAAATGTAAATCTTAAAGCACTTCTGCGCGTCATGCGCAAGACCAATCTGCTTGCACAGATTCGGCGGCAAAGAAGATATACTCAACATCAGCAAAACGTGTACAAATACCCAAACCTATTGCAGCGTGCCTTTGAACAGCAACGGCCCAATCGTTTCTGGTCAACAGATATCACCTATATCCCCACACCACAGGGAATGCTGTATATGTGTGCGGTGATTGACCTTTGTGGTCGAATGGTGTTGGCCTATCGCATTGGTGGCGACATGGCCGCATCGCTGGTTACTCAGACGATCCGAGACGCTATGATAACAGAGAAGGTCACTGATGGACTCGCGCTCCACAGTGACCAAGGGTCTCAATACACCTCCGAAGCATACTTCGACCTAAGCAAAGAATATCACTTTCAACCCTCTATGTCCAGTCCCGGTTGTCCATACGACAATGCTGCTATGGAGAATTTCTTCGGAACGCTTAAATCGGAATGCCTTTATCGTGCCCATTATTCTACTCGCGCAGAGGTAGAGGAGTTGGTTGCACAATATGTCCACTTCTACAACTTCGAACGCATTAACCTGAAATACGGCCTTACTCCCTATGAAATCAGGTGCAACGCCGCGTAA
- a CDS encoding transposase → MKKAQAYLDELNREIAQANIEVKKGRGHHKPTIVRLRDEVQELVRRWMDYEEKLKTLGDGRNSFSKTDPDATFMHMKEDHMRNGQLKPGYNVQFAVNSEYITGIGVFSARTDYSTLSILLKTMEEWQKDIYKRVCLDSGYESLLNYRHLAGNKQLAYIKPNNYEAIKEKKFKAQIGRRENMAYYEPGDYFLCKAGRMLVRISTTTEKEKDGSRKELAHYRCEDCCACPHRAACCKAKDPEKQKELVVCWEMEHLRKASLERITSEEGKLLRVNRSIQAEGSFGQLKHNRNFKRFLTGGHIKVMTELCLLALSQNIRKHISKCNAQRQKTHLLRPKALLKF, encoded by the coding sequence ATGAAAAAGGCACAGGCATATTTGGATGAATTGAATCGGGAGATTGCCCAAGCGAATATCGAGGTGAAGAAAGGCCGCGGACATCATAAACCCACGATTGTACGTTTACGGGACGAGGTTCAAGAGCTTGTTCGGCGTTGGATGGATTATGAAGAAAAGCTCAAGACCTTGGGAGACGGGCGAAACAGCTTTTCAAAAACAGATCCGGATGCAACGTTCATGCACATGAAGGAAGATCATATGCGCAACGGGCAGTTGAAGCCGGGATACAACGTACAGTTTGCAGTCAACAGCGAATACATCACAGGAATCGGAGTTTTTTCGGCCAGAACGGATTATTCAACGCTTTCCATCCTGTTGAAAACCATGGAAGAATGGCAGAAGGATATCTACAAAAGAGTCTGTCTGGATTCGGGTTATGAAAGCTTGCTCAACTACCGGCATCTGGCAGGGAACAAGCAGCTGGCGTACATCAAGCCCAATAACTACGAAGCCATAAAAGAGAAAAAGTTCAAGGCGCAGATCGGACGCAGAGAGAACATGGCATATTACGAACCGGGGGACTATTTCCTGTGCAAAGCCGGAAGGATGCTGGTGCGGATTTCGACAACAACCGAAAAGGAAAAAGACGGTTCCCGGAAAGAATTGGCGCATTATCGCTGTGAGGATTGCTGTGCGTGTCCACATCGTGCGGCATGCTGTAAAGCCAAGGATCCCGAAAAGCAAAAAGAACTGGTTGTCTGCTGGGAAATGGAACATCTGCGCAAAGCTTCACTGGAACGAATCACATCTGAGGAAGGAAAACTGCTTCGAGTGAACCGCTCCATTCAGGCAGAAGGCAGCTTTGGTCAACTCAAGCATAACCGCAATTTCAAGCGCTTTTTGACCGGTGGTCATATCAAGGTGATGACGGAGTTATGCCTTCTTGCCCTCTCACAGAACATCCGTAAGCACATTTCCAAATGCAACGCCCAAAGGCAGAAAACGCATCTTCTGCGTCCCAAAGCGCTGCTGAAATTCTGA
- a CDS encoding SH3 domain-containing protein — MITKYVNTPVNQTVNVRKEPNTDAVILHRLERGTPVSVEPFNPEWDRIHAPCSGFIMKKFLSRVSPDAFDDRLLVDGYANTVSGHLNLREGPGTEYDVVASIPHLDRLQYIPVSSNWLPVKYKGIWGYCSSKYVGAGVLKG; from the coding sequence ATGATTACCAAGTACGTCAACACGCCCGTCAACCAAACGGTCAACGTCCGCAAAGAGCCGAACACAGATGCCGTCATCCTGCATCGCTTAGAGCGTGGAACGCCCGTATCCGTCGAACCCTTCAATCCGGAATGGGACCGCATCCACGCCCCATGCTCGGGCTTTATCATGAAAAAATTTCTCAGCAGGGTGTCGCCCGACGCGTTTGACGATCGCCTGCTGGTCGATGGCTATGCAAATACGGTAAGCGGACACCTCAACCTGCGCGAGGGGCCGGGCACTGAATACGACGTGGTGGCGTCCATTCCGCATCTGGACCGCCTGCAATACATCCCGGTCAGCAGCAACTGGCTCCCCGTAAAGTATAAGGGCATCTGGGGCTATTGCAGCAGCAAATACGTCGGCGCGGGCGTTTTAAAGGGCTGA
- a CDS encoding DUF4147 domain-containing protein has protein sequence MCTQMVGEMRTIFRESIDAVLPEAAVRDALCAHPVSGAVTLVAIGKAAWRMAAAAYEMLGERVARGLVVTKYGHSMGPIGPLEIIEAGHPVPDENSVRGGQRALELADAAGTQDVVLLLVSGGGSALFESPLEGVTLGDLADITRRLLACGADIGQINTVRKHLSGVKGGRFAQRCAPARVMSIVLSDVLGDSLSAIASGPAYPDTTTSEEAMAIVNRYQIPLSDGMRRALEGETPKQLANVTSVITGSVRRLCEAASESCLRLGYVPHVLTTTMACEAREAGSLIASMAREIREGNSCFQPPCALILGGETVVHLRGDGLGGRNQELAAAAGLCIDGLSGVCVGSLGSDGTDGPTDAAGGIVTGDWAARCREKGLSIEAYLDENDTYSLLDATDALLVTGPTGTNVNDVAIALIR, from the coding sequence ATGTGCACACAAATGGTAGGGGAAATGCGGACAATCTTCCGGGAAAGCATCGACGCCGTGCTGCCCGAAGCGGCTGTGCGCGATGCGCTTTGCGCGCATCCGGTGAGCGGTGCTGTGACGCTGGTCGCCATCGGCAAGGCGGCGTGGCGCATGGCCGCAGCCGCCTATGAAATGCTGGGCGAGCGTGTAGCGCGCGGCCTCGTCGTCACGAAGTACGGCCACAGCATGGGCCCTATCGGCCCGCTCGAAATCATCGAGGCCGGTCACCCGGTTCCCGACGAAAACAGCGTGCGCGGCGGGCAGCGCGCGCTCGAACTCGCCGACGCGGCGGGCACGCAGGACGTCGTGCTGCTGCTCGTCTCGGGCGGCGGATCGGCGCTCTTTGAATCTCCGCTTGAGGGGGTGACCCTCGGCGACCTCGCGGATATAACGCGCAGGCTGCTCGCCTGCGGGGCGGATATCGGACAGATCAACACCGTGCGCAAGCATCTGTCCGGCGTAAAAGGCGGCCGCTTCGCGCAGCGGTGCGCCCCTGCGCGCGTGATGAGCATCGTGCTCAGCGACGTGCTGGGCGATTCGCTGAGCGCCATCGCCTCCGGCCCCGCTTACCCGGATACCACCACCAGTGAAGAAGCCATGGCGATCGTAAATCGGTATCAAATTCCGCTGAGCGACGGTATGCGGCGCGCGCTCGAGGGCGAAACGCCCAAACAGCTTGCCAACGTCACCAGCGTAATCACCGGCAGCGTGCGCAGGCTCTGCGAGGCGGCATCCGAATCCTGCCTCCGTCTGGGCTATGTTCCCCACGTGCTCACCACGACCATGGCCTGCGAAGCGCGCGAAGCCGGCAGCCTGATCGCCTCTATGGCGCGCGAGATACGCGAGGGGAATTCCTGTTTTCAGCCCCCCTGCGCACTGATATTAGGCGGCGAAACCGTCGTGCACCTGCGCGGCGACGGCCTCGGCGGGCGCAATCAGGAGCTCGCGGCCGCCGCAGGCCTTTGCATCGACGGGCTTTCGGGCGTATGCGTGGGTTCCTTGGGCTCCGACGGCACCGACGGACCGACGGACGCCGCGGGCGGCATCGTCACGGGCGATTGGGCCGCGCGCTGTCGGGAAAAGGGGCTTTCCATCGAGGCGTATCTCGACGAAAACGATACCTACTCTCTGCTCGATGCGACGGACGCGCTGCTCGTGACGGGGCCTACGGGCACCAACGTGAACGACGTGGCCATCGCGCTGATCCGCTGA
- a CDS encoding low molecular weight protein-tyrosine-phosphatase produces the protein MTRILFVCHGNICRSPMAEFILKDKVAACGLEDCFTIASAATSREEIGNPVYPPARRELARHGISCAGKRAVQVRPADYGAYDLLIVMDGQNLRNLLRITGDDRDGKIHRLMDFTTRPGDVADPWYTDDFETCYRDIAEGCEGLLRQIGNKK, from the coding sequence ATGACCCGCATCCTGTTCGTCTGCCACGGCAATATCTGCCGCTCGCCGATGGCGGAATTTATCCTGAAAGATAAGGTCGCCGCGTGCGGTCTCGAGGATTGTTTCACCATCGCCTCCGCAGCAACCAGCCGCGAGGAGATCGGAAATCCCGTCTATCCGCCTGCGCGGCGAGAGCTCGCCCGCCACGGCATTTCCTGCGCAGGCAAGCGCGCGGTGCAGGTTCGTCCTGCCGACTACGGCGCTTATGACCTGCTGATCGTGATGGATGGGCAAAATCTGCGAAACCTCCTTCGCATCACCGGCGACGATCGCGACGGGAAAATCCATCGTCTGATGGACTTTACGACGCGCCCCGGCGACGTCGCCGATCCCTGGTATACGGACGACTTTGAAACCTGTTACCGCGACATTGCGGAGGGCTGCGAGGGGCTGCTGCGGCAGATTGGCAATAAAAAATGA
- a CDS encoding chromate transporter gives MGELLSLFRTFFSIGALTFGGGYAMLPMLQREVVEKHGWATEEELLNYFAIGQCTPGIIAVNTATFVGYRRRGVPGGIAATAGVVAPSLVIITLIALLLENFMDIAWVQHAFAGVRVAVSALIVASVVKMGKNSVRNAPQAALALAAFVLVAVLGTSPVWVVLGCVLLSLILGRSGVSL, from the coding sequence ATGGGAGAGCTCTTGTCGCTTTTTCGTACTTTTTTCTCGATTGGTGCTCTGACGTTCGGCGGGGGCTATGCGATGCTGCCGATGCTTCAGCGCGAAGTTGTGGAGAAACACGGCTGGGCAACGGAAGAGGAATTGCTCAACTATTTTGCAATCGGTCAGTGTACGCCGGGCATCATCGCGGTTAACACCGCGACGTTCGTGGGGTACAGGCGCCGCGGCGTGCCGGGCGGCATCGCTGCGACGGCGGGCGTGGTCGCGCCCTCGCTCGTCATCATTACGCTGATCGCCCTGCTGCTTGAAAATTTCATGGACATCGCCTGGGTGCAGCATGCCTTTGCGGGCGTGCGCGTAGCCGTATCGGCGCTGATCGTGGCGAGCGTCGTCAAGATGGGCAAGAATAGCGTGCGCAATGCGCCGCAGGCCGCGCTCGCGCTCGCCGCGTTTGTGCTGGTAGCGGTGCTGGGCACGTCGCCGGTATGGGTTGTCCTCGGCTGTGTACTGCTGAGCCTGATTCTTGGACGGTCGGGGGTGAGCCTATGA